The proteins below come from a single Juglans regia cultivar Chandler chromosome 12, Walnut 2.0, whole genome shotgun sequence genomic window:
- the LOC109020744 gene encoding probable receptor-like protein kinase At5g24010 yields MEKLHFFKVLFPLFCLLLSPAYTLPNYYFINCGSKSNITVGDRSFLGDLNSGSFSVGPSSIIVATESSLDTSLYQTARIFTNRSSFEFDIIDIGIHYVRIHFFPFVSGRVNLAGARFDVSASNFSLLSNFGVKSISKAPVIKEYLLTINGSKFNIHFNPRRKSFAFVSAIEVFLLPDQEFVGDDLHRGNPEKNDMYHGVRSQVLHTIHRVNVGGQETNDTLWRNWITDEAYLLSTGFAKTCVPYEDTLLYNINGANNYSAPDLVYKTCRELNLDYNGGLSNSPNITWRFEVSRSATHLVRLHFCDIVSNNSDEIYFNLYFDGKISEMIDTLNISDMRAAPLYYDLVVNSDDSGSMNISVGPNQDSIYRTAYLNGVEIMEFMKEASLVPSGSKEKKTLHVIVGTVCGLAFVFVLVVLLFLMCLKCNKANHGDEVGLLPFFRGKGSSGKGTSSASPVRNLNLKLKMPLLEILDATHNFDTKLLIGEGGFGKVYRGYLRSGMTVAVKRSDPKHGQGLPEFETEVLVLSKIRHRHLVSLYGYCEEKSEMILVYEFMENGSLRDHIYHSNDNSDSEGPSKRSKLSWKQRLEICIGSAKGLHYLHSFSNGGIIHRDVKSANILLNKHYVAKVADFGLSRSGLLNPDHVSVGIKGSFGYMDPEYFRSLQFTDKSDVYSFGVVLLEVLCARPAIINSPNREEVNLAEWGVFWQNKGQLEKIIDPSLVGEINPNSLRKFGETAEKCLKGDGASRPTMLDVLWDLEYALQLHQTAVHREPHEDTGTNVLLELPLPTIQHLPSKSIPDWGDDNVSMGSKGVKGLDTTDGGVFSQLRIDGAR; encoded by the coding sequence ATGGAAAAGCTTCATTTCTTTAAGgttcttttccctctcttttgtCTGCTTCTCTCACCAGCTTATACTCTTCCAAATTACTACTTCATCAATTGTGGGTCAAAGTCCAACATAACTGTCGGCGATCGGAGCTTCCTCGGTGACCTGAATTCTGGGTCTTTCTCAGTTGGACCAAGCTCTATTATCGTTGCCACTGAATCATCACTAGATACGTCTCTTTATCAAACTGCAAGAATATTCACAAACCGATCTTCATTTGAGTTTGATATCATCGATATTGGCATTCATTATGTACGCATCCATTTCTTTCCGTTTGTGTCCGGGAGGGTTAATCTGGCTGGTGCCCGATTCGATGTTTCAGCTTCTAATTTTTCACTGTTGTCAAATTTTGGTGTTAAAAGCATTAGTAAAGCGCCTGTGATTAAGGAATACTTGCTCACCATCAATGGAAGCAAGTTCAACATCCACTTTAATCCTCGGAGAAAATCTTTTGCTTTCGTAAGTGCCATTGAAGTCTTTCTTCTTCCAGATCAGGAATTCGTCGGGGATGATCTTCATCGAGGTAATCCCGAGAAAAATGATATGTACCATGGTGTCCGTTCTCAGGTTCTACATACGATTCACAGGGTCAATGTTGGAGGTCAAGAGACTAATGACACACTGTGGAGGAATTGGATAACAGATGAAGCTTATTTACTCTCTACAGGGTTTGCAAAAACCTGTGTTCCTTATGAAGATAcgcttttatataatattaatggagCAAATAATTATAGTGCCCCAGATCTCGTCTACAAGACCTGCAGAGAATTGAATTTGGATTACAACGGGGGATTATCAAATTCTCCTAACATAACTTGGCGTTTTGAAGTGAGTAGGAGTGCCACACATCTGGTTAGGCTGCACTTTTGCGATATTGTCAGCAATAATTCTGATGAAAtctacttcaatctctactttGACGGAAAGATCAGCGAAATGATAGATACGCTTAACATAAGTGACATGAGGGCAGCTCCATTGTATTACGATTTGGTGGTTAATTCAGATGATTCGGGATCTATGAATATAAGTGTAGGGCCTAATCAGGATTCAATATATAGAACAGCCTACCTGAATGGGGTGGAGATAATGGAGTTTATGAAGGAAGCAAGTTTGGTACCTTCTGGCAGtaaggaaaagaaaacccttCATGTTATAGTTGGTACCGTTTGTGGTCTGGCGTTTGTCTTCGTTTTGGTAGTACTGCTATTCTTGATGTGTTTAAAATGCAATAAAGCAAATCATGGTGATGAAGTGGGCTTATTGCCATTTTTTCGTGGAAAAGGAAGTTCTGGTAAGGGAACATCAAGTGCCTCCCCTGTTCGTAATTTGAACTTAAAGTTGAAGATGCCTCTTCTTGAGATACTAGATGCCACTCATAACTTTGACACCAAATTATTGATAGGTGAGGGTGGGTTTGGGAAAGTTTATAGAGGGTATCTTCGGAGTGGCATGACTGTGGCAGTCAAACGAAGTGATCCAAAACATGGCCAGGGACTTCCAGAATTCGAAACAGAAGTATTGGTCTTGTCAAAAATTCGTCATCGTCATCTTGTTTCTTTGTACGGATATTGCGAAGAAAAGTCAGAGATGATATTGGTGTATGAATTCATGGAAAATGGGAGTCTGAGAGATCATATCTATCATTCAAATGACAACTCTGACTCAGAGGGACCATCTAAGAGATCTAAGTTGTCTTGGAAGCAACGGCTTGAAATTTGTATTGGCTCAGCTAAGGGCCTTCATTACCTTCACTCATTTTCAAATGGGGGAATCATTCACCGTGATGTTAAGTCAGCAAACATCTTGCTGAATAAACATTACGTGGCTAAAGTTGCTGATTTTGGTCTTTCAAGATCAGGTCTTCTCAATCCAGACCATGTCAGTGTTGGCATAAAAGGTAGCTTTGGCTATATGGATCCCGAATATTTTAGATCTCTTCAATTCACAGACAAATCTGATGTCTACTCCTTTGGTGTGGTACTTCTTGAAGTTCTTTGTGCTAGACCAGCTATCATTAACTCACCCAACAGGGAGGAGGTGAACCTAGCTGAATGGGGGGTGTTTTGGCAAAACAAAGGACAACTTGAAAAGATTATTGATCCCTCTTTAGTCGGAGAAATTAACCCTAATTCATTGAGAAAGTTTGGCGAAACAGCTGAGAAGTGTTTGAAGGGTGATGGAGCTAGCAGGCCTACTATGCTTGATGTGCTGTGGGACTTGGAATATGCACTGCAGCTTCATCAAACTGCGGTGCATAGAGAGCCGCATGAGGACACTGGAACAAATGTTCTTTTGGAGTTACCTTTGCCTACTATTCAGCATTTGCCTTCTAAAAGCATCCCAGATTGGGGAGATGATAATGTGTCCATGGGAAGCAAAGGGGTCAAGGGTTTGGATACAACAGATGGTGGAGTGTTCTCTCAGCTTAGGATTGATGGTGCCAGATAA
- the LOC109020745 gene encoding F-box protein GID2-like, with protein MKRALHFSEFLEAGDDKRKRTKLSDEQEEKREEDRFVNLNEDLLFEVLKHVDAGTLATAACVSKKWRNTANDERLWEMICTRHCANVGCGSDQLRSVVLALGGFRRLHAFCLWPLLKTSSSRTTLSASSFPSKKGCRSWGKDEVQLSLSLLSIRYYEKMDCSSQACSNRKC; from the coding sequence ATGAAGCGAGCACTCCACTTCAGCGAGTTTCTCGAGGCCGGAGACGATAAGAGAAAGAGAACAAAGCTCTCAGACGAACAAGAAGAGAAGCGCGAAGAGGATAGGTTCGTGAACCTCAACGAAGATTTACTGTTTGAGGTACTGAAGCACGTGGACGCGGGCACGCTAGCCACGGCGGCGTGCGTTAGCAAGAAGTGGCGGAACACGGCGAACGACGAGAGGTTATGGGAGATGATCTGCACGCGCCACTGTGCTAACGTTGGGTGCGGCAGTGACCAGCTCCGCTCGGTGGTCCTCGCTCTCGGAGGCTTCCGTCGGCTCCACGCGTTCTGCCTCTGGCCGCTCCTCAAAACCTCGTCGTCGCGCACTACTCTCTCAGCGTCGTCGTTCCCGTCGAAGAAGGGGTGTCGGAGTTGGGGGAAAGATGAGGTTCAGCTCTCGCTGTCGCTGCTGTCCATTCGGTACTACGAGAAGATGGATTGCAGTTCCCAAGCTTGTTCGAATAGAAAATGTTGA